A genomic segment from Paucidesulfovibrio longus DSM 6739 encodes:
- a CDS encoding ABC transporter substrate-binding protein, which yields MQDDLQRTIELREPARRIIALYGAFNEILYAMGLGDRLLARTDADRTPPEVASLPSIGTHMRPNVERIVGLGPDLVLQMGGRKESARSVEDLERFGVTTALFRVTSFSELFSTIERVGALTGAPDKAAALADSIRARLNAVQDRLHAATHRPSVFFEVRSGNLLAAGQGSLVSDIIRLAGGENCVRLDDKLARLSEEELLRLRPEAYVSQRGPMNPDPTDIRQSERFAQLPAVRSGRVLIVDEQMFSRPGPRNVDAVELLAGFLHPDIFPEFAARAAQMEQTDD from the coding sequence GTGCAGGACGACCTCCAAAGAACCATTGAACTGCGCGAACCGGCGCGACGCATCATCGCCCTCTACGGCGCATTCAATGAAATCCTCTATGCCATGGGGCTGGGAGATCGTTTGCTGGCTCGCACGGACGCCGACCGCACACCACCGGAAGTCGCGTCCCTGCCGAGCATCGGCACCCACATGCGCCCCAACGTGGAGCGCATCGTGGGCCTGGGGCCGGATCTGGTGTTGCAGATGGGCGGCCGAAAGGAATCGGCCCGCAGCGTCGAGGATCTGGAACGATTCGGTGTGACCACGGCCCTGTTCCGGGTAACGAGCTTCAGCGAGCTGTTTTCGACCATCGAACGGGTCGGCGCGCTCACTGGAGCCCCGGACAAGGCCGCCGCCCTGGCAGATTCCATACGCGCTCGCCTGAACGCCGTGCAGGATCGTCTGCATGCAGCGACGCATAGACCGAGCGTGTTCTTCGAAGTTCGTTCCGGCAATCTCCTGGCTGCGGGGCAAGGGTCGCTGGTCAGCGACATCATCCGCCTCGCAGGAGGAGAAAACTGCGTTCGCCTTGACGATAAACTGGCGCGCCTCAGCGAGGAAGAACTCCTGCGCCTGCGGCCCGAAGCCTATGTATCGCAGCGCGGCCCCATGAACCCGGACCCGACCGATATCCGCCAGTCCGAAAGATTCGCCCAGTTGCCGGCGGTACGTTCAGGTCGAGTGCTCATTGTGGACGAACAGATGTTTTCCCGGCCCGGCCCGCGAAATGTGGACGCCGTGGAACTGCTGGCCGGATTCCTTCATCCAGATATTTTCCCGGAATTCGCCGCGCGCGCGGCCCAAATGGAGCAAACCGATGACTGA
- a CDS encoding ABC transporter ATP-binding protein has protein sequence MSHEQALLQCRNLALGYGRKKQVLSGINLSLRRGELVALLGPNGAGKSTLIAGLCGLSSPLQGEVRLQGDCVSTLSPRIVARRCAVVPQRIEPAFGLRVRTLVGMGRYARLPFLGNPGCDDERAVDAALDATGTSEYQRRPADQLSGGELQRVLLARALAQETPLLLLDEPFSAMDAAWRIRCFDLLKRTTAQAAALVALHDVNLAALYCTRIVFLRNGGVAFDGPPKQLFTETALSELYETEIKIGTHPVTGDPQAFPVPGAAACSGAAAPGPRSGGRSAPGAGRPPKNH, from the coding sequence ATGAGCCACGAACAAGCGCTGCTGCAATGTCGGAATTTGGCGCTGGGCTACGGCAGGAAGAAACAGGTGCTCTCCGGCATCAATCTTTCGCTGCGACGGGGGGAGCTGGTTGCCCTGCTCGGACCGAATGGAGCGGGCAAAAGCACTTTGATCGCAGGGCTCTGCGGCCTTTCCTCGCCGCTTCAAGGAGAAGTCCGTCTCCAGGGAGACTGCGTGAGCACGCTCTCGCCCCGCATCGTGGCCAGGCGCTGCGCAGTGGTTCCGCAGCGGATCGAGCCCGCCTTCGGATTGCGGGTGCGAACCCTGGTCGGCATGGGCCGATACGCGCGGCTGCCCTTTCTCGGAAATCCCGGCTGCGACGACGAACGGGCCGTGGACGCCGCACTGGACGCCACGGGAACTTCCGAGTATCAACGCCGCCCTGCGGATCAACTCTCGGGCGGGGAGCTGCAGCGCGTCCTGCTGGCGAGAGCCCTGGCACAGGAGACTCCGCTGCTCCTCCTGGACGAGCCGTTTTCCGCCATGGATGCGGCCTGGAGAATCCGCTGCTTCGATCTCCTGAAACGGACAACCGCACAGGCCGCCGCGCTGGTGGCCCTGCACGACGTCAATCTCGCTGCGCTTTACTGCACGCGCATCGTTTTTCTCAGAAATGGCGGCGTCGCCTTTGACGGCCCGCCAAAGCAGCTGTTCACGGAAACAGCCTTGAGCGAGTTATATGAAACCGAAATCAAGATCGGAACGCACCCGGTCACGGGCGACCCGCAGGCGTTTCCTGTTCCCGGCGCTGCTGCCTGTTCCGGCGCTGCTGCTCCTGGCCCTCGCAGCGGCGGCCGCTCCGCTCCGGGTGCAGGACGACCTCCAAAGAACCATTGA